ATCGGTTCAAGCTAGTCTCGCAGTGGTCTTGCTTCAAAACCGCCTTCCTTCCGTCTTACTAAGTTGTAGGGCATGTGGGTCCCCAGTATTCTGTCCCAGATTGAGAAAAAAGGCTGAGAGTAATTGTACTTTGAGCCTTGAAGCTGATGGTGGACATCATGATAGGCAGTATTGTTTTGGAACAAGGACTGGAAGATGTTATACGGTAACCAAAGTCCACAGTGATCATCAACTGTCTTGAGGACAGCAAAACAGAAGAAGAACACGGAAGTCCTTGGTGTCATGCCAGAGACCAAGAAGGAGATAGCACCACCCACGGTGTCCAGAAGGAGTCCCTCCAATGGATGGTTGTAGAGAGCCCCAATGGCGTAGGGAACTATCAGCCGATGATGTTGTGAATGGATATGCCGATAGAGGAATTTGTTCTGGTGCATGTAGCGGTGCACAAAATACTGCCATGAATCCATGACAAGCATTGCAACCAAAAACTGGAAAGCTTGAATGATGATAGGTGGCTGAACTACAACTGCTGAACTATCTGAAGTAACCTGCAAATAATTCATAACTGGGTAAGAAAGGGTGGATGATGGATAAGTTACCCATTGAAAAACAAACCACAGCTTTAGCTTATTGAAACTCCTCAACATCCTAAGAAAATAGCGCTAATGTAATATAAACACAAGCACAATGACATTACACAGTGCATAGGGAAATGGGAGGTAGGCTATAGAAGTCAGTTTCTCCCAATCTGTAACATCACATGGTAATATGTACATGGCCTAGGGCTTAAttacaacaaaaacaaaaaaaaaggtgcacACCTATACATACAATAGGTGTTGTATATATGACACAAAATATAACCTCCAGGCTCTCATGATGCCAGGGACCTGAATCGGGCAGTACTCAACAGGCGTTAACTTATTTTGCAGCAGGAACAGCTTGCAGTTTTGGTGGTGCTGGATGCCAGGCCAGAGCGACGCCTACGGCTTATAGGGATCCAGCCCTAGGATCAAAGGGCCACGTAAGTTTCATTATGAAATTAGAGAACAGGCCAAATATTTGTGAGCACTGAAAAATGAAGGGGCATGCTGGCTGTTAAATCGCACCACAACAAGACAGCG
The window above is part of the Oryza sativa Japonica Group chromosome 7, ASM3414082v1 genome. Proteins encoded here:
- the LOC4343979 gene encoding very-long-chain aldehyde decarbonylase GL1-9, yielding MVPWEGYVSDETMGTFAPIALYWVYAGGYQLVLHRRPLERYRLHTRAEEEEKNLVALPAVVRGVLLQQLVQAIVAMILFMVTSDSSAVVVQPPIIIQAFQFLVAMLVMDSWQYFVHRYMHQNKFLYRHIHSQHHRLIVPYAIGALYNHPLEGLLLDTVGGAISFLVSGMTPRTSVFFFCFAVLKTVDDHCGLWLPYNIFQSLFQNNTAYHDVHHQLQGSKYNYSQPFFSIWDRILGTHMPYNLVRRKEGGFEARPLRD